A genomic window from Maridesulfovibrio sp. includes:
- a CDS encoding amino acid ABC transporter ATP-binding protein, with protein sequence MTAKPIIEIKDVYKFFGDLAALSNVSLDIQQGEKVVIIGPSGSGKSTLLRSINRLEEINRGSIIVDGMDVHDKENNINTIRQELGMVFQSFNLFPHKTVLENLTMAPIRLKGMEKEEARAIAVDLLKKVGIREKANVYPSKLSGGQQQRVAIARALAMNPKIMLFDEPTSALDPEMIGEVLDVMKNLALEGMTMVVVTHEMGFAREVADRIVFMEDGRIIASAPPEEFFNSAEHPRLKKFLDQIL encoded by the coding sequence ATGACCGCTAAACCCATTATCGAAATCAAAGATGTATACAAGTTTTTCGGCGATCTGGCAGCCTTGAGTAATGTTTCCCTGGATATTCAGCAGGGTGAAAAGGTTGTAATTATCGGACCCTCAGGTTCCGGTAAAAGTACCTTGCTGCGCTCCATCAACCGTCTTGAGGAAATCAATAGAGGTTCAATTATTGTTGACGGTATGGATGTTCATGACAAGGAAAACAACATCAATACCATCCGTCAGGAACTGGGCATGGTTTTCCAGTCGTTCAACCTGTTTCCGCATAAAACAGTTTTGGAAAACCTGACTATGGCTCCAATACGGTTGAAAGGGATGGAAAAAGAGGAAGCACGCGCCATAGCTGTTGATCTTCTCAAAAAGGTCGGTATCCGTGAGAAGGCCAATGTTTATCCATCTAAACTTTCCGGCGGACAGCAGCAGCGCGTGGCAATTGCACGTGCGCTGGCTATGAACCCTAAGATCATGCTTTTTGACGAACCTACATCCGCTCTTGATCCGGAGATGATCGGTGAGGTTCTGGATGTAATGAAGAATCTGGCCCTTGAAGGTATGACCATGGTTGTAGTTACCCATGAAATGGGTTTTGCCCGTGAGGTTGCAGATAGGATTGTCTTTATGGAAGACGGTAGGATCATTGCCAGTGCTCCACCGGAAGAGTTTTTCAATAGCGCGGAACATCCCCGTCTCAAAAAGTTTTTGGATCAGATTTTGTAA
- a CDS encoding transporter substrate-binding domain-containing protein, with the protein MKRICMMLIMVLALCFAATANASDIDLAKKSTLNTILKNGELRCGIASGYIPFQMTDKKGRIVGFEIDLAREMAKAMGVKFVPVNMEFDGIIPALLTDKIDIITAGMTVNQERNLQINFAEPFMVVGQTALVNKKLEGKIKSYKDLNKPEYTIVSKLGTTGEQAAKRLLPKANYKSFDLETDAALEVLNGKADAMIYDLPFNAIFMSEQGNGKLFFLDKPFTYEPLGWGIRKGDPDFLNFLTNFLHQLKNDGRYEKLYHKWFESTAWRKSIQ; encoded by the coding sequence ATGAAAAGAATTTGCATGATGCTGATCATGGTGCTGGCTCTATGTTTTGCAGCCACCGCTAATGCATCCGACATCGATCTGGCCAAGAAATCCACCCTCAACACCATCCTGAAAAACGGTGAGCTCCGTTGCGGTATCGCATCCGGCTACATTCCTTTTCAGATGACTGACAAAAAAGGCCGCATTGTCGGTTTCGAAATCGACCTCGCCCGTGAAATGGCTAAAGCCATGGGTGTTAAATTTGTTCCGGTCAACATGGAATTCGACGGCATCATCCCCGCTCTCCTGACTGACAAAATTGACATCATTACAGCAGGTATGACTGTCAACCAGGAACGTAACCTACAGATCAACTTCGCAGAACCTTTTATGGTTGTAGGGCAGACTGCTCTGGTCAACAAGAAACTTGAAGGTAAAATCAAATCCTACAAGGATCTGAACAAACCCGAGTACACAATTGTTTCCAAGCTTGGAACAACTGGCGAGCAGGCTGCTAAACGACTTCTGCCTAAAGCAAACTACAAGTCTTTCGATCTTGAGACCGATGCTGCTCTCGAAGTTCTGAACGGCAAAGCAGATGCTATGATCTACGACCTGCCCTTCAACGCTATCTTCATGTCCGAGCAGGGTAACGGCAAACTGTTCTTTCTGGATAAGCCCTTCACCTATGAGCCTCTGGGCTGGGGTATCCGCAAAGGCGATCCCGACTTTTTGAACTTCCTGACCAACTTCCTGCATCAGCTCAAAAACGACGGACGTTACGAAAAGCTTTACCACAAGTGGTTCGAAAGCACCGCGTGGCGTAAAAGCATCCAGTAA
- a CDS encoding bifunctional UDP-sugar hydrolase/5'-nucleotidase yields the protein MRILPIIAALLVVLITSSHALADRWDLILLTTSGLNGQLLPAEEKNYQHASSMVRTFGGFARIQSIFELYRTKYPGITITVATGDDLMGESLGNTKCSTVLGAMHMMGFDISTLGNLEFNRGSRSLVNCLKNKHFPTVISNIKLSKGNPLKKYIKRTAVIERNFVKVGFMGMILPELKLISNPGSGIRVSADIVQSARSTALELKEKKKVDLIVLLSHMTIEQQKLILQEVPQIDIICGGQSYKEILPGQEVIAREGPTPGLMVQSGSHGRYVGVLKIKMNANMIKNHEWTIIPITDNTKGDSRIRSFIFDKIHKTEDGSATLAIAPSPLDTRTASIRTGETLAGNIISSILREKFNTDIGFQNGGGIRGDKIIPAGPLTEQDLETMFPFGNNVSILKVTGKTLKQLLERSVHNLPEPSGAFLQLSGIHFVVDLKGQAQVLELDKEGQPIRIKTEGKRVSNIKVMDKTGRYRPIQNNSKYSLATNSYLAHGGDGYIMLQNVPGKVETFVKIREVIKAGMLKEKRLKSKFTPAILRPDKTPYKSGK from the coding sequence ATGCGCATACTTCCAATTATAGCAGCTCTACTTGTCGTTCTGATAACATCTTCACATGCACTTGCTGATCGTTGGGACCTGATACTTTTAACTACATCAGGACTCAATGGGCAACTCCTCCCTGCAGAAGAAAAAAATTATCAACACGCCAGCAGCATGGTACGTACTTTCGGTGGATTTGCAAGAATTCAGTCAATATTTGAATTGTATAGAACAAAGTATCCTGGCATCACAATCACCGTAGCGACAGGTGATGATCTCATGGGAGAGTCCCTGGGTAATACAAAATGCTCCACTGTCCTCGGCGCTATGCACATGATGGGATTCGATATCTCAACTCTCGGCAACCTCGAATTCAACCGTGGTTCCAGATCATTGGTAAACTGCTTAAAAAATAAGCATTTTCCAACTGTAATCAGCAATATCAAATTATCAAAAGGCAATCCGCTAAAAAAATACATAAAACGAACCGCCGTAATCGAAAGAAATTTTGTTAAAGTAGGCTTCATGGGTATGATTTTACCTGAACTGAAGCTGATCTCGAATCCGGGATCTGGGATAAGAGTCTCCGCTGATATCGTTCAATCTGCTCGTAGCACGGCGCTCGAATTAAAAGAAAAAAAGAAAGTTGATTTGATCGTATTATTAAGCCACATGACTATTGAGCAGCAAAAGCTTATTCTACAGGAAGTCCCCCAGATTGATATTATTTGCGGCGGCCAAAGTTACAAGGAAATTTTACCGGGACAGGAAGTCATAGCACGGGAAGGCCCCACTCCGGGCCTAATGGTCCAAAGTGGAAGCCATGGACGTTATGTAGGTGTTCTAAAAATCAAGATGAATGCCAATATGATAAAGAACCACGAATGGACCATAATTCCGATTACCGACAATACTAAAGGAGATTCCAGAATAAGGAGCTTCATTTTCGATAAAATTCATAAAACAGAAGATGGGTCCGCCACGCTTGCCATTGCCCCCTCGCCTCTTGATACCAGGACGGCATCAATAAGGACGGGAGAAACATTAGCAGGCAATATTATCAGCTCGATTCTTCGCGAAAAATTCAACACAGACATCGGATTTCAAAATGGCGGAGGAATAAGGGGTGACAAAATTATTCCAGCCGGACCACTCACAGAACAAGATCTGGAAACCATGTTTCCTTTTGGAAACAATGTAAGCATATTGAAAGTCACCGGGAAGACATTGAAACAATTACTTGAACGCTCAGTTCATAATCTGCCGGAGCCATCCGGGGCTTTTCTACAGCTTTCCGGAATCCATTTTGTAGTTGACTTAAAGGGACAGGCGCAGGTGCTTGAGTTGGATAAAGAAGGACAGCCGATTAGAATAAAAACCGAAGGCAAACGAGTTTCCAACATCAAGGTTATGGACAAAACAGGAAGATACAGGCCTATACAAAACAACAGCAAATACTCTCTGGCGACAAATTCATATCTGGCACATGGCGGAGACGGCTACATAATGCTCCAAAATGTTCCCGGAAAAGTTGAAACTTTTGTAAAGATCAGGGAAGTCATCAAGGCCGGCATGCTCAAAGAAAAAAGACTTAAGTCCAAGTTTACTCCGGCAATATTGCGACCTGATAAAACTCCATACAAAAGCGGGAAATGA
- a CDS encoding response regulator — protein sequence MSGKRILVVDDEKIVNLDIQATLKRLGYVIAGDAVTGPEAIDKAAASRPDLVLMDIKLKGDMDGIEAANIIIKKYDIPIVFLTAFSDEKTLSRAKLSGPFGYLLKPFEEREVRSAIEIALYKHAMEQEYRQAVADAQAANEAKSSFLATISHELRTPMNGILGLSEILLSTGLAVEQQEYVELIKASASSLLRVLNDMLDYSKIERRILELREGVFNLRQTLALVLNSHQPNAANKGLQLECFVHPDVAKDLQGDSGRLTQILNNLVGNAIKYTETGGISIEVVPDASDSDPYPAGCVRLLFTVSDTGVGISRHESDAIFESFTQLEDYMTRKHGGIGLGLAITQNLVHMLQGAIWVDTKPSFGSSFHFTAVFKCVEKSPEQEFREVDNQLKFPKHVRIMLADDNIITRKVVTAFLENANCDLEVVENGREAIRLLTSKHFDLVIMDIQMPIMDGLEATRLIRGGYIENVNPKVPILALTAHAMKGDRERCLGVGMNGYLSKPFDSLGLMNALLAAVSGGKSSATASDHDKGEVKNTSSLDFKGTIVRLDGNDTLLCEIYRHFMRLVPAHLVKMDEAVGKCDIDLIRSEICFLRGLSLDVGANKLSSLTQKIEALLEEDKLTEIGCLISHLKSEAENTFTEMSDYLFKSN from the coding sequence ATGTCTGGGAAGCGGATTCTTGTAGTTGACGATGAGAAAATAGTGAATCTTGATATTCAGGCCACTTTAAAGCGTTTGGGCTACGTTATTGCCGGTGACGCTGTTACCGGACCTGAAGCTATCGATAAAGCCGCTGCTTCCCGACCGGATCTGGTGTTGATGGATATTAAGCTGAAAGGTGATATGGATGGGATTGAAGCGGCCAATATAATTATAAAAAAATATGACATTCCCATTGTCTTTCTTACAGCCTTTTCTGATGAAAAGACCCTCAGCAGGGCCAAACTGTCCGGGCCTTTCGGTTATCTGCTGAAACCATTTGAAGAGCGGGAGGTCCGTTCTGCCATTGAGATTGCTCTTTATAAACATGCAATGGAGCAGGAATACCGGCAGGCTGTGGCTGATGCACAAGCGGCAAACGAGGCCAAGAGTTCGTTTCTGGCAACAATAAGTCACGAATTGCGTACTCCCATGAATGGAATTCTTGGTCTGAGTGAAATCCTTCTCAGCACAGGGCTGGCTGTTGAGCAGCAGGAGTATGTTGAGTTGATAAAAGCTTCTGCGTCGTCATTGTTGAGAGTTCTTAACGACATGCTTGATTATTCAAAAATTGAGAGGAGAATTCTCGAATTACGCGAAGGTGTTTTTAATTTGCGCCAGACTCTTGCTCTGGTACTTAATTCCCACCAACCCAACGCTGCTAACAAGGGGCTTCAGTTGGAATGTTTTGTTCATCCTGATGTTGCTAAAGATTTGCAGGGTGACTCCGGAAGACTGACACAAATTTTGAATAATCTTGTTGGAAATGCGATTAAATATACCGAAACTGGGGGAATTTCCATTGAAGTTGTTCCTGACGCCAGTGATTCTGACCCTTATCCGGCAGGATGCGTGAGGCTTCTTTTTACAGTTTCGGATACCGGAGTCGGTATTTCCCGTCATGAGTCGGATGCTATTTTTGAAAGTTTCACCCAGCTTGAAGATTATATGACCCGCAAGCACGGGGGCATAGGTTTGGGATTAGCCATTACGCAGAATCTTGTTCATATGCTGCAGGGTGCCATCTGGGTCGATACGAAGCCTTCATTCGGCAGCAGTTTTCATTTTACCGCTGTATTTAAGTGTGTTGAAAAGTCCCCTGAACAGGAATTCCGTGAAGTGGATAATCAGCTCAAATTTCCTAAGCACGTGCGCATTATGCTCGCCGATGATAATATTATAACCCGTAAGGTTGTTACTGCTTTTCTGGAGAACGCAAATTGCGATCTTGAAGTTGTCGAGAATGGTCGGGAAGCGATCAGGCTTCTAACCAGTAAGCATTTTGATCTGGTTATCATGGATATTCAGATGCCGATCATGGACGGATTGGAGGCTACTCGCCTTATTCGTGGTGGATATATCGAAAATGTTAATCCGAAAGTTCCGATTTTAGCACTAACAGCCCACGCCATGAAAGGTGATAGGGAGCGCTGTCTGGGCGTCGGTATGAACGGTTATCTTTCTAAGCCTTTTGATTCTTTGGGATTGATGAATGCGTTGCTGGCGGCTGTAAGTGGCGGCAAGAGCAGCGCCACTGCCAGTGATCATGATAAGGGCGAAGTTAAAAACACATCCAGTCTCGACTTTAAAGGAACTATAGTCAGGCTGGATGGAAATGATACTTTGCTTTGTGAAATATACAGGCATTTTATGCGGCTGGTTCCTGCTCATCTTGTCAAAATGGATGAGGCTGTCGGCAAGTGCGATATTGATCTGATTAGAAGCGAGATTTGTTTTTTGCGTGGCCTGTCCCTCGATGTTGGTGCCAATAAACTTTCATCCTTGACCCAGAAAATTGAAGCGTTGCTCGAAGAAGACAAGCTGACGGAAATTGGCTGTCTTATCTCTCATTTGAAGAGTGAGGCTGAGAATACTTTTACTGAAATGTCAGATTATCTTTTTAAATCCAACTGA
- a CDS encoding PilZ domain-containing protein encodes MERIRILLIAAPGESRGAYLQVLQGFDVECDVAESLHDVVREHSKVKYSGFLIDIPTLLRSSAADKAEANLLSDNFPVMRLSHKSADGIRCIPTGKFSGHGSTLAEFFKESCQNFTARSLRGTKRANKVLNVLLNRDINSKNSHMEKSVALNFSEEGCFLYSVSRWRKGDTLWIAIMELNDKTPIKSEVQWAVPWGVKSQMPGIGVNFLSLSEDQADQIEAIIRAKKV; translated from the coding sequence GTGGAGAGAATACGGATCTTACTGATAGCGGCTCCCGGAGAAAGCAGGGGGGCATACCTACAGGTTTTGCAGGGCTTCGATGTGGAGTGTGATGTTGCTGAATCGCTTCATGACGTCGTTCGCGAACATAGCAAGGTTAAATATAGCGGGTTTTTGATTGATATACCAACGCTGCTCAGGTCGTCGGCTGCAGATAAGGCCGAGGCTAACCTGCTTAGTGATAATTTTCCGGTAATGCGTTTGAGTCACAAATCAGCTGATGGAATTCGTTGTATACCGACAGGTAAATTTTCCGGACACGGATCAACTTTGGCCGAGTTTTTCAAAGAAAGCTGCCAGAACTTTACCGCAAGGTCTTTGCGCGGTACCAAAAGGGCTAATAAGGTATTGAATGTACTGTTGAACCGGGATATCAACTCCAAGAACAGCCACATGGAAAAAAGCGTGGCTTTGAATTTTTCAGAAGAAGGCTGTTTTCTGTATTCGGTTTCAAGGTGGAGGAAAGGTGATACTCTCTGGATTGCCATTATGGAGCTGAACGATAAAACTCCGATAAAATCTGAAGTGCAGTGGGCTGTTCCTTGGGGTGTTAAATCCCAGATGCCGGGTATAGGGGTCAACTTCCTGTCTTTATCTGAAGATCAGGCTGATCAGATTGAAGCAATAATTCGTGCTAAGAAGGTGTAA
- a CDS encoding amino acid ABC transporter ATP-binding protein encodes MIEVQNIYKTFYVPHEVQALSNVSHTVNKGQVVVVIGPSGSGKSTFLRCLNRLEYADSGHIYIDEVDILSPKTNINKIREEVGMVFQSFNLFPHKTVLENLTIAQTVVRKRSKKEAGEIAMELLKKVGIHDKAGVYPTQLSGGQQQRVAIARSLAMGPKVLLFDEPTSALDPEMVGEVLEVMKRVAKEGMTMVVVTHEMGFAREVADEVLFMDQGMIIEKGDPEHFFTCPESERTKAFLSQIL; translated from the coding sequence ATGATCGAAGTACAAAATATATATAAAACTTTTTACGTTCCCCACGAAGTTCAGGCCCTTTCCAACGTGTCACATACAGTGAACAAGGGGCAGGTAGTTGTTGTCATCGGACCTTCCGGGTCCGGCAAATCAACTTTCCTGCGCTGCCTGAACAGACTCGAATACGCTGATTCCGGCCATATCTACATCGATGAAGTTGATATTCTATCTCCAAAGACAAATATCAACAAAATCCGTGAAGAAGTAGGTATGGTATTTCAGTCGTTTAACCTTTTCCCGCACAAGACAGTGCTGGAAAACCTGACCATCGCCCAGACTGTGGTTAGGAAAAGATCAAAAAAAGAAGCAGGTGAGATTGCCATGGAACTGCTAAAAAAAGTAGGCATCCATGACAAGGCCGGGGTATATCCGACCCAGCTCTCAGGCGGCCAGCAGCAGCGTGTCGCGATAGCCCGCTCACTGGCGATGGGCCCCAAGGTTCTGCTTTTTGATGAGCCGACCTCTGCGCTTGACCCCGAAATGGTGGGTGAAGTTCTCGAAGTAATGAAAAGAGTAGCCAAAGAGGGCATGACCATGGTCGTCGTAACCCACGAAATGGGATTTGCCCGGGAAGTTGCCGACGAAGTCCTCTTCATGGACCAGGGCATGATCATAGAAAAAGGCGATCCTGAACATTTCTTTACCTGCCCGGAATCTGAACGGACTAAGGCCTTTTTAAGTCAGATTTTATAG
- a CDS encoding amino acid ABC transporter permease — protein sequence MSGTSMRAPGKGRNYVIFWKTVFFIGLFATIFGLYWATQQVDYVWRWERIPNYFYYQDEISINSAIEGNVTSIKKQGDNAIVTVKGENHESVQYEVPVSGLRVYEDDSVFVGDAIGVEKEWKPGVILDGLFVTLKVSAIAIVFGILLGLFTGLARISQNPALKLSAITYIELIRGTPLLVQMFIWYFVLGTLVNNMLAKYDIPQIPPLWFGIASLAIFAGAYVAEIVRAGIQSVARGQMEAARSLGMSKYYAMKHIILPQAFRRILPPLAGQFISMIKDSSLLGVIAIRELTKGTREAVSTSLQPFELWFLCALLYLLLTFAFSMFVQYLEKKMVQR from the coding sequence ATGAGTGGAACATCAATGAGAGCTCCCGGCAAAGGCCGGAACTACGTAATTTTCTGGAAGACTGTTTTTTTCATCGGCCTGTTTGCCACCATATTCGGACTTTACTGGGCTACACAGCAGGTTGACTACGTCTGGCGTTGGGAGCGTATTCCGAACTACTTCTACTACCAGGATGAAATCAGCATCAATTCTGCGATTGAAGGTAACGTCACCTCTATCAAAAAACAGGGCGACAACGCTATTGTGACCGTGAAAGGTGAAAACCATGAATCAGTGCAGTATGAAGTTCCGGTGTCCGGATTGCGCGTGTATGAAGATGATTCAGTGTTCGTGGGAGACGCCATCGGCGTGGAAAAAGAGTGGAAACCGGGTGTTATCCTTGACGGTTTATTTGTAACCCTCAAGGTCAGCGCCATAGCCATTGTTTTCGGTATCCTGCTTGGACTTTTCACCGGACTGGCCCGTATTTCCCAAAACCCGGCCCTGAAACTCTCCGCCATTACATATATTGAGCTTATTCGCGGCACACCGCTGCTTGTGCAGATGTTTATCTGGTACTTTGTACTGGGAACACTGGTAAACAATATGCTCGCTAAATATGATATTCCCCAGATACCGCCGCTCTGGTTCGGTATAGCATCTCTTGCTATTTTTGCCGGAGCATATGTTGCTGAAATCGTCCGGGCTGGAATCCAATCAGTGGCCCGTGGCCAGATGGAAGCTGCCCGCTCTTTGGGGATGTCTAAATATTATGCAATGAAACATATCATCCTGCCGCAGGCGTTCAGAAGAATTCTTCCTCCGCTTGCAGGACAGTTTATCAGCATGATCAAGGACTCCTCTCTGCTTGGAGTTATTGCCATTAGAGAACTGACTAAAGGAACAAGGGAAGCTGTTTCCACCAGCCTTCAACCTTTTGAGCTGTGGTTTCTTTGTGCCCTGCTCTACCTGCTGCTGACCTTTGCTTTCTCTATGTTTGTCCAGTATCTTGAAAAGAAAATGGTGCAGAGATAA
- a CDS encoding basic amino acid ABC transporter substrate-binding protein, with the protein MKKIIVSLLLAILAATPAFAGKKVISIASDCTWPPMEFVNKDKQIVGFSVDLMKACAKAAGYEVKIKNVAWDGIFAGLAAGKYDAICSSVTINEKRKKVMDFSEPYFEVKQAVVTNKASDAKTLADFKGKPVGAQIGTTGYFAIKAIDGAIPKSYDEIGLAMEDLFNGRLDAVVCDDPIAADFALQQEEYSKKLKIAFTVKNDKPEYLGVAVKKGNAEVLDLINKGIAAVRADGTYDKIKAKWFGN; encoded by the coding sequence ATGAAGAAGATTATAGTGTCTTTGCTGTTGGCTATTCTTGCTGCAACACCTGCTTTTGCCGGAAAAAAAGTGATCAGCATTGCTTCCGACTGCACCTGGCCGCCCATGGAATTTGTTAATAAAGATAAACAGATTGTAGGTTTTTCCGTCGATCTCATGAAGGCTTGCGCTAAAGCAGCCGGCTATGAAGTGAAAATCAAGAACGTTGCTTGGGACGGAATCTTCGCGGGACTCGCTGCCGGTAAATATGATGCTATCTGCTCTTCAGTTACAATTAACGAAAAGCGCAAGAAAGTAATGGACTTCTCCGAACCTTATTTCGAAGTTAAGCAGGCTGTCGTTACCAATAAAGCTTCCGATGCTAAAACTCTTGCTGACTTCAAAGGCAAGCCTGTCGGCGCACAGATAGGAACTACCGGATACTTCGCTATTAAAGCAATTGATGGAGCTATCCCCAAATCTTACGATGAGATCGGTCTCGCAATGGAAGACCTTTTCAACGGCCGTCTGGATGCGGTTGTTTGTGACGACCCCATCGCAGCCGACTTTGCTCTGCAGCAGGAAGAATACTCCAAAAAGCTTAAAATTGCTTTTACCGTAAAGAATGATAAGCCTGAATACCTCGGTGTTGCCGTTAAAAAAGGTAATGCTGAAGTTCTCGACCTGATCAATAAAGGTATCGCAGCAGTACGTGCTGACGGCACCTACGATAAAATCAAAGCCAAGTGGTTCGGCAATTAA
- a CDS encoding AI-2E family transporter has protein sequence MTPSDEKIIKSPAIYTFFLILLLISAIALGYSVIKPFINTIIISVVLCGIFYPLNKKICCRLGGRPKIGAFLTVLIIVFAIIIPAVVFFLGLIGQGVDSVSAINEWLRTTDFSTFFNSDHYNSYLLWLEQKFPFIEISSSDIQARILEISRSFGQALLTSGTWLAGNMASLVAHFLIMIFLVFSFLKDGDRFIERLRYLSPLRWEQEDFIIESLRKVSKSVLIGSLFIAVLQGVVGGIGLAIAGIPGLFWGTMMSFASLIPVLGTGLIWLPATIYLAIVGKVKIAVFLMLWCGVLVTGIDTVLRPIIVREASRVSTIYVFLAILGGINAFGPLGILYGPLILTFLMVMLHIYGVEFRDVLNHKS, from the coding sequence ATGACTCCCTCAGATGAAAAGATCATTAAATCACCTGCTATCTATACATTTTTCTTGATCTTACTGCTTATCTCAGCCATCGCGCTTGGCTATTCCGTTATTAAACCTTTCATAAATACGATAATCATTTCAGTTGTCTTATGCGGAATTTTCTATCCTTTAAATAAAAAAATATGCTGCAGACTTGGGGGGCGTCCTAAAATTGGGGCTTTCCTGACAGTCCTTATTATTGTTTTTGCCATAATCATTCCGGCGGTTGTTTTTTTTCTAGGGCTTATCGGGCAAGGTGTTGATTCGGTTTCAGCAATTAATGAATGGTTGCGTACTACCGATTTTTCAACTTTTTTTAACTCCGATCATTATAACAGCTATCTCTTGTGGCTGGAGCAGAAGTTTCCGTTTATTGAAATCAGCTCAAGCGATATACAGGCCAGAATCCTCGAAATTTCGCGAAGTTTCGGACAGGCGTTGCTTACTTCTGGAACATGGCTGGCAGGAAACATGGCCAGTCTCGTGGCGCATTTTTTAATCATGATTTTCCTTGTATTTTCCTTTCTCAAGGATGGGGATCGCTTCATTGAACGTTTACGGTACCTTTCTCCTTTGCGCTGGGAGCAGGAAGATTTTATTATAGAAAGCCTCAGAAAAGTGTCAAAGTCTGTACTTATCGGAAGTCTTTTTATTGCTGTTCTGCAGGGTGTTGTAGGTGGAATAGGTCTGGCTATAGCCGGTATTCCGGGGCTTTTCTGGGGAACAATGATGAGCTTCGCCTCACTGATTCCGGTCCTTGGCACAGGATTGATCTGGCTGCCGGCTACAATTTACCTTGCTATTGTGGGCAAGGTTAAGATTGCTGTTTTCCTGATGCTATGGTGCGGAGTGCTTGTAACAGGGATTGATACAGTGCTTCGTCCGATCATAGTTCGTGAGGCTTCCCGTGTTTCAACAATCTATGTATTTCTCGCTATATTGGGTGGTATTAATGCTTTCGGGCCGTTAGGAATTCTTTACGGCCCGCTTATCCTTACTTTTCTCATGGTCATGCTCCATATCTACGGTGTAGAATTCCGGGACGTTCTTAATCATAAAAGTTAG
- a CDS encoding amino acid ABC transporter permease, with the protein MKEKKVKIEVTDGASIPDSADKGLLNAWWVSFIGAVGIIAYLIIAKPDPYRDILLFIPDGIVVTFEVTICSIFGALILGLFTGLGRISSNRVINLIASTYVEVVRGIPLLVQLFYIYYAMGRVLQVPDMLSAIIAMSVCYGAYMGEVFRAGIESIDDGQTEAARSLGFSKKETMFLVILPQAWRTILPPVGNEFIALLKDSSLVSILAVADILRRGREFAAESFQYFETYTMIALVYLLITLILSRAVSRMEERLNHYDR; encoded by the coding sequence ATGAAAGAAAAAAAAGTTAAGATTGAGGTTACGGACGGGGCAAGCATTCCTGATAGCGCCGATAAAGGTCTACTGAATGCTTGGTGGGTTTCCTTTATTGGTGCGGTCGGGATCATTGCATATTTGATCATCGCTAAGCCGGACCCATACAGAGACATTCTGCTTTTCATCCCTGATGGAATTGTGGTTACTTTCGAGGTTACCATCTGTTCTATTTTCGGGGCTTTGATTCTCGGCCTTTTTACAGGGTTGGGCAGGATTTCAAGCAATAGGGTTATCAATCTGATAGCTTCTACCTATGTTGAAGTGGTCAGGGGAATCCCGCTTCTCGTACAGTTGTTTTATATTTACTATGCAATGGGCCGGGTGCTTCAGGTGCCTGATATGCTTTCGGCCATAATTGCCATGAGTGTCTGCTACGGCGCATACATGGGTGAAGTTTTCCGCGCCGGAATCGAATCCATTGATGACGGCCAGACTGAAGCGGCACGTTCTCTTGGTTTCAGCAAGAAGGAGACCATGTTTCTGGTCATCCTGCCTCAGGCATGGCGCACTATTCTGCCTCCTGTAGGTAACGAATTTATTGCACTGCTTAAAGATTCTTCGCTGGTCTCAATTCTGGCCGTTGCGGATATTCTCAGAAGGGGACGGGAGTTCGCTGCGGAGAGTTTTCAGTATTTTGAAACGTACACAATGATCGCACTTGTTTATCTGCTGATAACCCTGATTCTTTCAAGAGCGGTGAGTCGTATGGAAGAGAGGTTGAATCATTATGACCGCTAA